A single region of the Agromyces sp. Leaf222 genome encodes:
- a CDS encoding sorbosone dehydrogenase family protein, with the protein MALAGCSAPVERTAPPSRPPGTPSASATVTPSATPTPAGPPAVMVPTGVVETMASGLQAPWSILRLPGGGTLVSERDTARIVEVNADGSLRVAITVPDVVTGAEGGLLGLAHLPGGAGTLGHVYAYLTAASENRIVRMPLTGAPGSLSLGAPETVLGGIPRGASNHQGGRLAFGPDGYLYATVGDGGLRDPAQDPGSLAGKILRMTPDGQPAPGNPFDSLVYSIGHRNPQGLAWDATGAMWAAEFGQNTWDELNRITPGANYGWPVVEGVGGVAGYVDPVLQWPTSEASPSGLAIAGDTLFLAALRGERLLAAAPASTGVAPPTSWFVGEFGRLRDAAPGPDGELWVLTNNTDGRGSPSEGDDRLLRVRLAPAG; encoded by the coding sequence CTGGCGCTGGCCGGGTGCTCGGCGCCCGTCGAGCGCACCGCGCCGCCGTCGAGGCCGCCCGGCACCCCGAGCGCCTCGGCCACGGTGACGCCCTCGGCGACGCCGACGCCCGCCGGACCGCCCGCCGTCATGGTGCCGACGGGCGTCGTCGAGACGATGGCGTCGGGCCTGCAGGCGCCGTGGTCGATCCTCCGCCTGCCGGGCGGAGGCACCCTCGTGAGCGAACGTGACACCGCCCGCATCGTCGAGGTGAACGCCGACGGCTCGCTGCGGGTCGCGATCACCGTGCCCGACGTCGTGACCGGCGCCGAGGGCGGCCTGCTCGGCCTCGCGCACCTGCCGGGCGGGGCCGGAACGCTCGGGCACGTCTACGCCTACCTCACCGCGGCATCCGAGAACCGCATCGTGCGGATGCCGCTGACGGGCGCCCCCGGCTCCCTCTCGCTCGGCGCTCCCGAGACCGTGCTCGGCGGCATCCCGCGCGGCGCATCGAACCACCAGGGCGGGCGCCTCGCCTTCGGACCCGACGGATACCTCTACGCCACCGTCGGCGACGGCGGCCTGCGAGACCCCGCGCAGGACCCCGGCTCGCTCGCGGGCAAGATCCTGCGCATGACGCCCGACGGCCAGCCGGCGCCCGGCAACCCGTTCGACTCGCTCGTCTACTCGATCGGACACCGCAATCCCCAAGGGCTCGCGTGGGATGCGACCGGGGCCATGTGGGCCGCCGAGTTCGGCCAGAACACCTGGGACGAGCTGAACCGCATCACGCCGGGCGCGAACTACGGCTGGCCCGTCGTCGAGGGCGTCGGCGGGGTCGCGGGCTACGTCGACCCGGTGCTGCAGTGGCCGACCTCAGAGGCCAGCCCGAGCGGGCTCGCGATTGCGGGCGACACCCTCTTCCTCGCGGCGCTCCGCGGCGAGCGGTTGCTGGCCGCCGCGCCGGCATCGACCGGCGTCGCCCCGCCCACCTCGTGGTTCGTCGGCGAGTTCGGACGCCTGCGCGACGCCGCACCCGGACCCGACGGCGAACTCTGGGTGCTCACGAACAACACCGACGGGCGGGGCTCCCCGTCCGAGGGCGACGACCGACTGCTGCGCGTGCGGCTCGCACCGGCCGGCTGA
- a CDS encoding 2-phosphosulfolactate phosphatase, whose amino-acid sequence MSDSTNALGQAKYQVRFDWGVDGARRILPGAHVVVLVDAVLATTQAVLAAERGETFALAEGAAPDVAATESADLARELAGHDVVVLAASLRNREAVARRVLALQEARGERLFVAVVAAGERAAVDRDSTAPSPASGIRFAIEDQLTGGAVIDALVRLGIDHTSPEAAVACAAFEGLKHAAVHLIGAGGSGAALTAAGRRDEVRQATQRDVTDLVPVLRNGVFGA is encoded by the coding sequence GTGAGCGATTCGACGAACGCCCTCGGGCAGGCGAAATACCAGGTCCGGTTCGACTGGGGCGTCGACGGCGCCCGGCGCATCCTGCCTGGGGCGCACGTGGTCGTGCTCGTCGACGCCGTGCTGGCCACGACGCAGGCCGTGCTCGCCGCCGAGCGGGGCGAGACGTTCGCGCTCGCCGAAGGCGCGGCACCGGATGTCGCGGCCACCGAGTCCGCCGACCTCGCCCGCGAACTGGCCGGCCACGACGTGGTCGTGCTCGCCGCCTCGCTCCGCAACCGCGAGGCGGTCGCCCGGCGCGTCCTCGCCCTGCAGGAGGCGCGGGGCGAGCGCCTCTTCGTCGCGGTGGTCGCCGCCGGCGAGCGAGCCGCCGTCGACCGCGACTCGACGGCACCGTCGCCGGCCAGCGGCATCCGCTTCGCGATCGAGGACCAGCTCACCGGCGGCGCCGTCATCGACGCGCTCGTGCGACTCGGCATCGATCACACGTCGCCCGAGGCGGCCGTCGCCTGCGCCGCCTTCGAGGGGCTGAAGCATGCGGCCGTGCACCTCATCGGGGCGGGGGGCAGCGGGGCCGCGCTCACCGCGGCCGGCCGCAGGGACGAGGTGCGTCAGGCGACGCAGCGCGACGTCACCGACCTGGTGCCGGTGCTGCGCAACGGGGTGTTCGGGGCGTAG
- a CDS encoding SprT-like domain-containing protein, which translates to MADLERVRRWAEALIVLHLDPQVWSFGYDNAKKRAGLCNYTSKRISVSRYLAARYDDDEIHQILLHEVAHAMAGPRAGHGPKWRRTAAEIGYVGRRTHDGEVAHELAPWVGRCPAGHEHFRYREPTRPLSCGVCHRGFDRANLIVWHRREITTAVRRRAASASAG; encoded by the coding sequence ATGGCGGATCTCGAGCGGGTGCGACGCTGGGCCGAGGCCCTCATCGTGCTGCACCTCGATCCGCAGGTGTGGAGCTTCGGCTACGACAACGCCAAGAAGCGCGCGGGCCTGTGCAACTACACCTCGAAGCGCATCTCGGTCTCCCGCTATCTCGCCGCGCGCTACGACGACGACGAGATCCACCAGATCCTGCTGCACGAGGTCGCCCACGCCATGGCCGGGCCGCGCGCAGGGCATGGGCCGAAGTGGCGGCGCACGGCAGCCGAGATCGGCTACGTCGGCCGCCGAACGCACGACGGCGAGGTCGCACACGAACTCGCACCGTGGGTGGGCCGCTGCCCCGCCGGACACGAGCACTTCCGCTACCGCGAGCCCACCAGGCCGCTGAGCTGCGGCGTCTGCCATCGCGGCTTCGACCGCGCCAACCTCATCGTCTGGCACCGCCGCGAGATCACGACGGCCGTGCGCCGCCGTGCCGCGAGCGCCAGCGCCGGCTGA
- a CDS encoding allophanate hydrolase subunit 1: MTRRMLPSGEAALLVECDSLDEVLALHDALEAVRPAGVVELVPAARTLLVAVDPERMPLESAATWVRRIPAEAGSRVAGAHADAVHIPVVYDGDDLAATAAALGVSVEALVAQHAGIEWRVAFGGFAPGFGYLVSEAWPFEVPRLEAPRPRVPAGSVAVAGAFGGVYPRQSPGGWRLLGRTDATLWDPSSADPAALAPGRRVRFEQA, encoded by the coding sequence ATGACCCGCCGCATGCTGCCGAGCGGCGAGGCAGCCCTGCTCGTCGAGTGCGACTCGCTCGACGAGGTGCTCGCGCTGCACGACGCGCTCGAGGCGGTTCGGCCGGCGGGCGTGGTCGAGCTCGTGCCGGCCGCACGCACCTTGCTCGTCGCAGTCGACCCCGAGCGGATGCCGCTCGAATCCGCGGCGACCTGGGTGCGACGCATCCCGGCCGAGGCGGGCTCCCGGGTCGCGGGTGCGCACGCCGACGCCGTGCACATCCCCGTCGTCTACGACGGCGACGACCTCGCGGCGACGGCCGCGGCGCTCGGCGTCTCGGTCGAGGCGCTCGTGGCGCAGCACGCCGGCATCGAGTGGCGGGTCGCGTTCGGAGGGTTCGCGCCCGGCTTCGGCTACCTCGTGAGCGAGGCCTGGCCGTTCGAGGTGCCGCGGCTCGAGGCGCCGCGCCCGAGGGTACCGGCCGGCTCGGTGGCCGTCGCCGGCGCATTCGGCGGGGTCTACCCGCGGCAGAGCCCCGGCGGCTGGCGGCTGCTGGGCCGCACCGACGCGACCCTGTGGGATCCGTCCTCCGCCGATCCGGCCGCGCTCGCGCCCGGGCGCCGCGTCCGGTTCGAGCAGGCCTGA
- a CDS encoding CGNR zinc finger domain-containing protein produces MPVSTVSIPVGQWLVSTEGVRWWFDSGSFALDFATTGALGEPTAPHAGPHPASAPSAPERLHSPDDLTEWLRERFPVAVGSARSRDLFDAVALRDAIVRMARAAAHGDDLRGADVDVVNLYAATPDIPPSLGGGTRQAGRSVHTVPQALATIARDAVDVFAPENAGRLRECDGPDCNMVYLDTSRAATRRWCSMQRCGNRAKVRAHRARKASASGRVTLDQTAA; encoded by the coding sequence GTGCCCGTCTCCACCGTGTCGATCCCCGTCGGACAATGGCTCGTCTCCACCGAGGGAGTGCGCTGGTGGTTCGACTCCGGTTCGTTCGCCCTCGACTTCGCCACCACCGGTGCGCTCGGCGAACCGACCGCCCCGCACGCAGGCCCGCATCCCGCGTCGGCCCCGTCGGCGCCCGAGCGGCTGCACTCGCCCGACGACCTCACGGAATGGCTCCGCGAGCGTTTCCCGGTCGCCGTCGGCTCGGCCCGATCCCGCGATCTCTTCGACGCGGTCGCCCTGCGTGACGCGATCGTACGCATGGCCCGAGCGGCCGCCCACGGCGACGACCTGCGCGGCGCCGACGTCGACGTCGTGAACCTCTATGCGGCCACCCCCGACATCCCGCCGTCGCTCGGCGGCGGCACCCGCCAGGCCGGCCGTTCGGTGCACACCGTTCCGCAGGCCCTCGCCACGATCGCCCGCGACGCCGTCGACGTCTTCGCCCCCGAGAACGCCGGTCGCCTGCGCGAATGCGACGGCCCCGACTGCAACATGGTCTACCTCGACACCTCGCGTGCGGCCACCCGCCGCTGGTGCTCGATGCAGCGCTGCGGCAACCGCGCCAAGGTGCGCGCGCACCGGGCCCGCAAGGCGAGCGCGAGCGGGCGCGTCACGCTCGACCAGACCGCGGCCTGA
- a CDS encoding LamB/YcsF family protein → MQPAIDLNSDLGESFGAWRVGDDDAMFRVVTSANVACGFHAGDALTMARSAASAAREGVTLGAHPGYRDLAGFGRRALDTSPAEIAAELLVQLGALDGVARASGIRVRYVKAHGALYHRLAADAAAARAFAEAVATYDPTLPVLGPPTSEIERATDAAGLRFAREAFVDRGYAADGSLVPRGEPGAVVDDPAAAADRALELAETGGISADDGSRVELRPDSLCLHGDTPGAVAIARAVRAALEGAGVSIEAFA, encoded by the coding sequence ATGCAGCCGGCGATCGACCTCAACAGCGACCTCGGCGAGAGCTTCGGGGCGTGGCGCGTCGGCGACGACGACGCGATGTTCCGCGTGGTCACGAGCGCGAACGTCGCGTGCGGATTCCATGCGGGCGATGCGCTCACGATGGCGCGCAGTGCCGCCTCGGCCGCGCGCGAGGGCGTGACGCTCGGCGCGCATCCGGGGTACCGCGACCTCGCCGGGTTCGGCCGACGCGCGCTCGACACGAGTCCGGCCGAGATCGCGGCCGAGCTCCTCGTGCAGCTCGGTGCGCTCGATGGCGTCGCCCGCGCGTCGGGCATCCGGGTGCGGTACGTGAAGGCGCACGGCGCGCTGTACCACCGGCTCGCCGCAGACGCCGCCGCGGCCAGGGCGTTCGCCGAGGCGGTCGCGACCTACGACCCGACCCTGCCGGTGCTCGGGCCGCCGACGAGTGAGATCGAACGGGCGACGGATGCCGCGGGCCTGCGGTTCGCGCGGGAGGCGTTCGTCGATCGTGGCTATGCGGCCGACGGCTCGCTCGTGCCGCGCGGCGAGCCCGGCGCCGTCGTCGACGACCCGGCGGCCGCCGCGGATCGCGCGCTCGAGCTCGCCGAGACGGGCGGCATCTCGGCCGACGACGGCAGCAGGGTCGAGCTCCGGCCCGACTCGCTGTGCCTGCACGGCGACACCCCCGGCGCGGTCGCGATCGCGCGCGCCGTGCGCGCCGCGCTCGAGGGCGCCGGCGTCTCGATCGAGGCGTTCGCATGA